AAATCCAAATTACATGTGCCTTCACTTATGGTGCTCAAGATATTACTGTCATAATTATATTTTCTCAAAGTAGTTCATTGTCGTACATACTGTTCACCAAGAGAATACAAAATTGCATAAAACATGAGCCTGTGTGGTGATCATGCCAGCCTCACAGCTTCCAGATAGGTTAACCTGAGCCCGTAGTGAGGCCATTCTACTCTACTGATTTTGTGGGGTATAtttcctcttcctgggtttctcttTATGGGCAATGTATTCATCTGTGTCACTGGTATTTGTCATCTACCTATATAGCAATCTTtgattatttatttgattttttacCATCCTTCGTAAACTCTCTTTGAGATGTTCTCCTAGTATGACAAACGTTGTGCTCGCTTTAGGATGCAAGGGATTTGTGTGTTAATGTGCTACCATTGTTGACTGTGTTTTTGTGATATAAAACATGAGGAAATTCTGATAAATATTGGTGGTACAGTGCTTTCTTCTGAAACATAAAAAGATGTACTTGTCATGTTCTACAAACAAAAAAGGTTTGTTCTATTTTGCTATACAAGCACTTATGTACCTTACATATTCTTTTATTAGCCTAAAATTGTTGCATACTGATGGAAGCGATACTACTATAGATGAGTATATGCCTGTCATTTTATTAAAATTGGTGCGTTATTCGGTGCTCTTTTAATACTATGTGTTATCATCTCTTAAAAAAAATCCTAAATGTTGAATTTACATATGATTTTTATCTTGTCTCCGAGATAATGTGTCTTCTCAAATATTATTCAAAATTCTATCCTTTCAGAGGCAAATAATCCTGGATTTAGTAAAATATTACAaagcaacatcattgtcattcagttCACTAATTCATTCATTATGGATAGCGGTAGACGAGGGAGAGAAAATGCTCTTCTAAGATCAATGTTCAGGAAATCGGTAACCGGTAACTGCTCGGTCAACTAGGGAGTAGGGATTAATCGTGAATCCGCCGATTAATCGGAATTAATCGGTCGAGCATTAATCGGTCAGCTTTTTTTTATAAATCTCAGAATCCTAGTGTTGGGACCAGATTTGTGTTGGGATCAGATTTTGGCCACGCAAGAATTTATTTAAATGCCCTGGAATGAGTAAGTACCTaatatgaaaaaaaatcaacatGAAAGTTATTCGTATCGGCAaggcgaacaacttttatgttttgATTATTTTGATCCGAGGTCATATGTGAGTTGTGACATGTGAGTTCAAAAAAAAAGCAAAATGTTGAATGAGTGTACGTGTGTGTGACAACAATGCTCTAAAATATGATATATTCAACAAGTATGGCAACAATCATTATGTGCTCTATCTCTAAGACTTGTAGTAACTTAATAACAAATAATCATAGTTCTTGAATTTGCATAACATAACAAGGTCCACAAGTATGTATCACATGACATAGCAAGGCCCACAAGTATCAGGTATGTATGATATGACAGTATAACATAACAAGGTCCACAAGTATGTATGATAGTATGACATAGCAAGGTCCACAGGTGACAATTCACAACAGCCATAAAACACAAATGAAATAATCATAGTTCTTGACTTCTTGCATAAGTGCATAACATAACAAGATCCTCAACCATAAAACACAAAAAAAATATCGTTCATGGATTCTTGCAATCTTGCATAGTTGCATTGCATGACAAGTTGAGAACTCAAACTAGGAAAATACCAAACAGCACACGTAGACAAAGTTCTCCTTCTCCCACAAGGCCACAACCAAAATAAATTACTAGGTAAATACTAAATAGCATGAACCAAAGAATTAAGGTTGTGTTGtgtcctcgtcctcatcctcgtcctcatTTGTTTCAATCATCTCATCATTATCAGACTCAAATTCTATCTCCTCTTCCAAAGCAATCTCATTTTCTGAATCTTCatcagcaacaaattcttctacttCATGGAGTTCTCTCACTCTTGCACTCCTACAAGGCTCTATAGCCTCGGTGGCCCCCACTTCATCATCAATGGTGGTGTCGGGATCAACCTCGTCCTCAACATATGCATCTTCACATATCCAATCTTGTGCCATGGAAGCATCTTCACCAAGGAGAACATCACGAGAGGAGGAACATTTCTTTCTTTTGTCCATCATTCTTCCATTGAATTGGATATAAACTAGATTGTCCCTACGACTTACATCTAGTTTATTTCTCCTCTTAGCATCCACCTAAAAATTGCAAAGTAAAGCCTAATCAAGTAGCCATTCACATTTGTTCATAAATAAAGTAAGGAACTAAATATCAAATTTGAATAACTACAAGTTGAGATTCAAGAGTTACTTGTTCAAAAACACTCCAATTCCGTTCACATCCAGAAGAACTTGTGGTCAAGTTGAGTATCCTCAAAGCCATGTGCATCAACGTAGGAGTTTGTAGTCCATAAGTTGCCCACCACTCTCCTAcatgagaaaacaaaaaaaaagtattATGCATCAATCCATCAACCCATAATTTCAGAAATGCAAAATGCAAAAAGACAAAGAGTATGTAGGAGAACAAGCTTACCGGGATTGAAATTTGCATTCGTTATAGCTTTGGAGGCAGCCAACTTTGCAAACATGCCCTCCTTATTTTTAATGGCAAGTCTACGTTAAGTGCTTTATTTTGcttctcatcatcatcatgataGAAGGTCTCAATAACTTCCATCAATCCACTCATGACCTCTACATCGACAAATATGCTTGGGGTAGCATAACTATAATAGGGATCCAGTGCATATGCGGCCATGTGCAATGGCGTATCTAACTTCCCATTCATCTTGCCCTCCATGGTTGTTGTGATGATCTTATAGTGCTTCTCTGAATTTTCAACCGCAAGCAATATTGCCTTCCTTGCCTCTATTATTTCTCCATACATAGAGGCCATGGACTGTCCATCACTATCAGCCAATCGAAGCACCTTCACCAATGGCTCAAAAACCTTGCATTGCAACATACGATAAGAACAACATTAGTATTTAACATATTACATATAACACAAGATGACAAGACACAATTAAAGAACATTATTAATTTTCTTACCTTGATGCAAAGAGACACATTCTTCCAAAATGTCCTACTAATTATGGTGGCATGAGCCGACTTTCCTTTCCTTGTACGTGTATGCTTGCATTGTTCCCAGGCATCACTACAACACATCTCCTTTAGTTGTTTCTTCTTTGCAGCAAGACTTTGCAAGGTAAGAAATGCCGAAGCAAATCTTGTCACTCCCGACCTAACAATGTCTCTCTTTTTTGTATGAGACCTCATCAACGCCAATGTTGCATGATGTGCATAAAGAAAAATAGTCATCTCCTTTGCTTTGGTAATTGTAGAACCAAATTGCTTTAATTTACCAACCGCTTCTACCATCAAGTTGAGGGTGTGCGTTGCACATGAGGTCCAAAATATCTTCGGCCTTTTTTCTTTCAACATCCCTTTTGCTCCCATATTGTTTGAAGCATTATCCGTGACTACTTGTACAACATTATCAGCACCTACAAACATCATGGTAAAACACAATAATCAATACATGATGAAAGCTTGAAAAGCAAAGAACGAGATAAAATAAAAGGTTCAAGATTGATACCAATTTTCTCAATGCATTCATCCACATAATTGAAGATGTAGAGACTTGTGTGTGCATCAGCCGATGCCTCCTTTGATTCAAGAAAAATTGTCCCCGACTTACAATGCACACACAAGTTCATGATGCTCCTTCTTTTCTTGTCTGTCCAAGCATCAGTCATGACAGAGCACCCGGTGATCTCCCTCTCAGCCTCATGTGGCTTCAACAAATCCCTAGTCCTTTCCACCTCCTGCAACAACATCTTTTCTTGGATATGATGTTGTGAAGGTTGCCTCCAATCAGGACCATAACGACCAAGGGCTTCGCAAAATTGTTTGAAGTCATCATCATTGATAGCATCGAAGGGTATGTTTTTCTTGTACATCCATCTAGACAAATATTGCCCCACTTTGTAGCTTCTCTCCTTGTCGATACTATCATTGATGTTGCGTTGGAATTTTTTCAATGGCACACTAGGATCAACCGGCGCCACAAATTGATCCATAGGCCCGACATTTTTGGGGTCACCTTTACCAACTGCACTAAGCTCTTCATCATCCTCAACTTCTATGTTCACCGAGGCCCTTAATTCTTGTGCTTGCTTTTCCTTTTccaccttcttcttctttgcggcatgAAAAGCCTCCTTGCACCGAGCTTGTTGTTCTGGAGTGGCTACCATACAACTTGTCACCGAGCCTCTGATTTGTGCTATGTGTTGCTTCATCCTATTGACCCCTACAGACATTTCTTTTCCACATAGCTTGCACTTCACTCTTTGCAAATCATTTGGATCACACAATATGGCAAATTCCCACGCCATGTCATCAGAATTCCTTTTTAGCGACTGAGAACTTGCCACCTCAGAAGCGGCACTAGACGTAGCCATCTCCTACATACAAAAAACAAAATACAAATCAAGTAGGGCAGCAAGTTAGCAATAATTAAAGTTAAAGTGCTAAACAACAAAAGTCAATTACCAATTAGGCAATTACTAATAAATTTCATACATACAATTTTAATACAATTAAGCCACCAACAGCATCAAATTAATAAATTACAATTGCACATAGTACTACAGTTGTAACAATTCTACACGGCAATCATTTGAATcatcaattcatcattcatcaaacATGAAGTGGCAGCAACCTCTGCTTGCTGCTATGATGATGTGTTGCTGCCCCTTCTCCTTCAACCTAGTCGCCGGCGTGAAGAGAGCAAGGAGAGGCCGGAGAGGGAGGGGCGGCCACCTGCTTGCTGCTGCCCTAGTCGCCGACGTGAGTAGGCAGCACGTACAGGCCGGAGAGGGAGGGCGCCAGGGCTGCCAACTGCTTGCTTTCCACAGCCACTGATGAGGAGGAGAGACGGGGTAGATGCGGGAGGCAGGAGGCGGCGAGGAGAGGCGGGAGAGGAAGGGCCGCCGTTGGCCGGTGGCGGAGGAACGACAGGTGGAGGCGGCGAGGAGAGGCGACAGCCACGGGTGAGGCGGGGGGCGGGGTAGATGCGGGAggtggggaggagggggaggcggcgaGGAGACGAGGGAGGGCCGCCGTTGGCCGGCGGCGGAggaacggcggcggcgcgggg
The Triticum dicoccoides isolate Atlit2015 ecotype Zavitan chromosome 3A, WEW_v2.0, whole genome shotgun sequence genome window above contains:
- the LOC119273083 gene encoding glutamic acid-rich protein-like, with the translated sequence MALRILNLTTSSSGCERNWSVFEQVDAKRRNKLDVSRRDNLVYIQFNGRMMDKRKKCSSSRDVLLGEDASMAQDWICEDAYVEDEVDPDTTIDDEVGATEAIEPCRSARVRELHEVEEFVADEDSENEIALEEEIEFESDNDEMIETNEDEDEDEDTTQP